The following are from one region of the Abiotrophia defectiva ATCC 49176 genome:
- a CDS encoding endo-beta-N-acetylglucosaminidase codes for MSKTSVSPHWQMKAALASSLTIGLLLAGAPRVAAEEVVTSDTEASLDQLSPKTEVSQAATPPSDSSSLSEEPAPSPASSESDQTSQASAESNQASANPAPAQEVPDTPQKQGGEVKPKEVKFQNWQELLDWQPGARQDDEINRASVPLASRYQGHVVNPTANPDAKVQALSNMNAKAEDHASVGGEEFKTYAFDHWQYLDSMVFWDGLVPSPDVIDAGHRNGVPVYGTLFFNWSTSRADRKRFLEFLQEDQEGSNTFPLARKLVDVAKYYGYDGYFINQETTGHGLYGKGEKMRQFMLYAKQYAAEQKVNLKFSWYDAFDINGQRNHQNALTEVNRDYMKAEKPQGPVPVDEFFANFNWGKASVDESVNSAKAVNRSQYDVYMGFELQKNSYKTQVPFWDLLDDQGKLRTSLGLFAPDSILGIGTTGESYHREENNFWTGLQQDPTKPKPEDSTWYGLSGYIADKTAILGDQFHTSFNTGHGKRWYIDGKVSKDSEWNYRSVSGILPTWRWWIRSKNGEAGLKGDYDFEDAYNGGNSLQFSGRLGAKNPEEAMLYATKLAVGETTQLKLAHKGGLGSRVRVGLATQANYSADSFHYFDLRPGKDWHQDTLDLSSLKGKTIYAIKFAFESETDQAAYRFNLGQIDLLKTATAPVAPSQVQVVSKQLSSSRQAQAHLAFTPSANADYYEVYQEVAPNKWHLLTGSSNHHIYLAKVSRPQDASGTTQRLKVVAVGKNGLRSEAGYATFDWQMTTSDTTQPQEQAPNIVPGATVTFASGPSDGSEPADAMLNGTITSNADKWCILDPQGHVDIKLSQVRTVRRWVVEHAGAGGESVNDGLMNTRDFDLYYKDMTTGEWLLAKSIRGNRAHVTDVDLDRPITAQEWRLDVVTSHNGTPWGAIRIYNWKMYEQAASKESTNLPMANVAAQSLGNGYVQVGLNKVPAKATVRLYADREATQLLGEVRADQAGDYSFQPVRLAEGSHLLYYKTWEEGKEASNLSAVLVDATSAHQKIQAVSLEQGLEQTVYHVKDGLNLAGGKLRVRLEGAKEDQLVNLTHPGVTVSGYDATKLGAQDLVVSYLGQTLDQKLRVYVAKADSNDDSKEITHLAITTLPNQHYRPGQDLDLSKGRFQVVYSDQSHHTYTFQDSGVTVSGYDPQRLGEQKVTLHYQDFSVDFSVWVEKEEANFEYLNQKLAEVERLLPHYRYQFATPEEQEALKDSVSKAQDLVKAAQTAEQAQVDAALANLNKALGNLSGQKGHDEARLVLGAVASLGQDWANRLQDPELKDKLSKQVSQARTLMDQDLVSPADFAAAKAQLEESILAAKKVTPTVLHDPGHDVTVAFSGLEPSHITGLKVGKLGPEDLTEAEKQALAGRQALVYDIEGQDAQGQDVDTQYPAKVSLPSPQDQTVEQVLFLPEDGPAQSLPFQVQDGRVVFEGPHFTHYALVFAKAEQSQEPSQPGQSDPVGPEDQTHASQTRPAGDKVLAAASHEDRLPETGESPSGFVLGGLVLSFLGILGLRPKRERE; via the coding sequence ATGAGCAAGACAAGTGTTTCCCCCCATTGGCAGATGAAGGCAGCCCTAGCCTCTTCCCTGACCATTGGTTTGTTGTTGGCCGGAGCCCCTCGGGTAGCGGCAGAAGAAGTGGTGACTTCAGATACAGAGGCTTCCTTAGACCAGCTTAGTCCCAAAACCGAGGTCAGCCAAGCTGCCACGCCCCCTAGTGACAGTTCGAGCCTAAGTGAAGAGCCAGCCCCAAGCCCTGCTAGCAGTGAGTCAGATCAGACCAGTCAAGCGAGTGCAGAAAGCAACCAAGCCAGCGCTAATCCTGCCCCGGCTCAAGAAGTGCCTGACACACCGCAAAAGCAAGGTGGAGAGGTCAAGCCAAAGGAAGTGAAGTTCCAAAACTGGCAAGAACTCCTAGATTGGCAACCGGGAGCGCGTCAGGATGATGAAATTAACCGGGCCAGTGTCCCCCTCGCTTCACGTTATCAAGGACATGTGGTCAACCCAACGGCTAACCCTGATGCTAAGGTTCAAGCCTTATCGAATATGAATGCTAAGGCAGAAGACCATGCCTCTGTTGGGGGCGAGGAGTTTAAGACCTATGCCTTCGACCACTGGCAATACCTTGATTCCATGGTCTTTTGGGATGGGTTAGTGCCAAGCCCTGATGTCATTGATGCTGGCCACCGCAATGGGGTGCCAGTCTATGGGACCCTCTTCTTCAACTGGTCCACGAGTCGTGCCGACCGCAAACGTTTCTTGGAATTCTTGCAAGAAGATCAAGAAGGCTCTAACACCTTCCCGCTCGCGCGCAAGCTGGTTGACGTAGCCAAATACTATGGCTATGATGGCTACTTTATTAACCAAGAAACCACCGGCCATGGCCTCTATGGCAAGGGTGAGAAGATGCGGCAGTTCATGCTCTATGCTAAACAATATGCAGCCGAGCAAAAAGTGAATCTCAAATTTTCTTGGTATGATGCCTTTGATATTAACGGCCAACGTAATCACCAAAACGCCCTAACAGAAGTTAACCGCGATTACATGAAGGCAGAAAAACCACAAGGTCCTGTCCCAGTCGACGAATTCTTCGCCAACTTCAACTGGGGTAAGGCATCGGTGGATGAATCGGTCAATAGCGCTAAGGCGGTCAATCGCTCCCAGTATGATGTCTATATGGGCTTTGAATTACAGAAGAACTCTTATAAGACCCAGGTGCCATTCTGGGACTTGCTAGATGACCAAGGCAAGCTTCGGACTTCCTTAGGACTCTTTGCACCGGATTCCATTCTTGGCATTGGGACCACCGGGGAAAGTTATCACCGGGAAGAAAATAACTTCTGGACGGGCTTGCAACAAGACCCAACCAAGCCAAAACCAGAAGATAGCACTTGGTATGGCTTGTCTGGCTACATCGCTGACAAAACGGCCATTCTAGGCGACCAATTCCACACCAGCTTCAATACGGGTCACGGTAAACGTTGGTATATAGATGGCAAAGTCTCTAAAGACTCTGAATGGAACTATCGGTCGGTGTCTGGTATTTTACCAACCTGGCGTTGGTGGATTCGCTCTAAGAATGGGGAGGCCGGCCTTAAGGGTGACTATGACTTTGAAGATGCCTATAACGGCGGGAACTCGCTTCAATTTTCAGGTCGATTAGGAGCTAAGAACCCAGAAGAAGCCATGCTTTACGCCACCAAATTAGCTGTGGGTGAGACTACGCAGTTGAAGCTAGCCCACAAAGGTGGCCTAGGAAGCCGTGTCCGGGTCGGCTTAGCCACTCAGGCTAACTATAGTGCTGATAGCTTCCATTACTTTGACTTAAGGCCAGGCAAAGACTGGCACCAAGATACTTTGGACCTATCTAGCTTGAAGGGCAAGACTATCTATGCCATTAAGTTTGCCTTTGAAAGTGAGACGGATCAAGCTGCTTATCGCTTCAACCTAGGGCAAATCGACCTCTTGAAGACGGCAACAGCCCCTGTGGCCCCAAGCCAAGTCCAAGTAGTATCCAAGCAACTCAGCTCTAGCCGTCAGGCCCAAGCCCATCTAGCCTTTACGCCAAGTGCCAATGCGGATTACTATGAAGTCTATCAAGAAGTCGCACCTAATAAATGGCATTTACTGACAGGTTCATCTAACCACCATATTTATTTGGCTAAAGTGTCTCGACCACAGGATGCTAGTGGGACGACCCAACGGCTCAAGGTAGTAGCGGTGGGCAAGAATGGCTTGCGGTCTGAAGCCGGCTATGCGACTTTTGACTGGCAAATGACCACGTCTGATACGACCCAACCACAAGAGCAGGCACCTAATATTGTGCCAGGAGCTACTGTGACCTTTGCTTCCGGTCCTAGCGATGGTTCTGAGCCAGCTGACGCCATGTTGAACGGGACCATTACCTCTAATGCCGACAAATGGTGTATTCTAGATCCTCAAGGCCATGTCGACATTAAACTTAGCCAGGTCAGAACGGTCCGCCGATGGGTGGTTGAACATGCTGGGGCTGGTGGCGAGTCTGTCAATGATGGTCTCATGAATACCCGCGACTTTGACCTCTACTACAAGGATATGACCACCGGGGAATGGTTATTGGCTAAATCAATTCGTGGCAACCGCGCTCATGTAACGGATGTGGACCTAGATCGACCAATCACTGCTCAAGAATGGCGTTTGGATGTGGTAACTTCCCATAACGGAACGCCTTGGGGGGCCATTCGTATCTATAACTGGAAGATGTATGAACAAGCTGCTTCCAAAGAATCCACCAACCTGCCAATGGCTAATGTGGCCGCTCAATCTTTGGGAAATGGCTATGTCCAAGTTGGTTTGAACAAGGTGCCTGCCAAGGCCACAGTAAGACTCTATGCTGACCGGGAAGCGACTCAGCTATTAGGGGAAGTAAGGGCTGATCAAGCGGGAGACTACAGTTTCCAACCAGTTCGTTTAGCAGAAGGCAGCCATTTGCTCTACTATAAGACCTGGGAAGAAGGCAAGGAAGCTAGCAACCTATCCGCAGTCTTGGTAGATGCCACTAGCGCCCATCAAAAGATTCAAGCAGTCAGCCTGGAACAAGGCTTAGAGCAAACGGTCTATCATGTCAAGGATGGCTTGAATCTAGCGGGCGGTAAATTGCGGGTTCGTCTAGAAGGAGCCAAGGAGGATCAACTCGTTAACCTGACCCACCCTGGGGTGACAGTCAGCGGTTATGACGCGACTAAGCTGGGTGCTCAAGATCTAGTTGTCAGCTACCTGGGCCAAACTCTGGATCAAAAGCTGAGAGTCTACGTGGCTAAGGCCGACTCGAACGATGACAGTAAGGAAATTACCCATCTGGCTATTACGACTCTGCCAAATCAACACTATCGTCCTGGCCAAGACTTGGATTTATCCAAGGGCAGATTCCAAGTAGTGTATTCAGACCAAAGCCACCACACCTATACCTTCCAAGATTCAGGTGTTACAGTCTCTGGTTATGACCCTCAACGATTAGGTGAGCAGAAAGTAACTCTGCACTATCAAGACTTTAGCGTGGACTTCTCTGTTTGGGTGGAAAAAGAAGAAGCTAACTTCGAATATCTCAACCAGAAATTAGCTGAAGTTGAGCGCCTTCTTCCACACTATCGCTATCAATTTGCGACCCCAGAAGAGCAGGAGGCCCTTAAGGATAGTGTCAGCAAGGCTCAGGACTTAGTCAAGGCAGCGCAGACTGCTGAGCAAGCTCAGGTAGATGCGGCACTCGCTAATTTGAATAAGGCCCTAGGCAATCTATCCGGTCAGAAAGGGCACGACGAGGCGCGCCTGGTTCTAGGGGCAGTGGCCTCATTAGGTCAGGACTGGGCGAATCGTCTACAAGATCCTGAATTAAAGGACAAACTAAGCAAACAAGTCAGTCAGGCACGGACCTTGATGGACCAAGACTTGGTAAGTCCGGCAGACTTTGCAGCAGCTAAGGCGCAACTTGAAGAATCTATCTTAGCAGCTAAGAAAGTGACGCCAACCGTCTTGCATGACCCAGGTCACGATGTGACCGTGGCCTTCTCAGGGCTGGAGCCAAGTCATATTACAGGTCTCAAGGTCGGTAAGCTAGGGCCAGAAGACCTGACGGAAGCCGAAAAACAAGCTTTGGCAGGACGGCAGGCCCTTGTCTACGATATTGAAGGCCAAGACGCTCAGGGTCAAGATGTGGATACGCAATACCCTGCTAAGGTCAGTCTACCATCGCCTCAAGATCAAACAGTAGAGCAAGTACTCTTCTTGCCTGAGGACGGGCCAGCCCAAAGCTTGCCTTTCCAAGTTCAAGATGGCCGGGTTGTCTTTGAGGGGCCACACTTTACCCACTACGCCTTAGTATTCGCTAAGGCAGAACAAAGTCAAGAACCGAGTCAACCAGGACAAAGTGATCCGGTTGGGCCAGAAGACCAAACACATGCAAGCCAAACTAGACCTGCTGGTGACAAGGTGTTAGCAGCGGCTAGCCATGAGGACCGCCTGCCCGAGACGGGTGAGAGCCCATCTGGCTTTGTCCTAGGTGGACTAGTCCTCTCCTTCTTAGGAATCTTAGGTCTTCGTCCTAAACGTGAAAGAGAGTAA
- a CDS encoding MBL fold metallo-hydrolase: protein MSQNANGLRFSILASGSSGNVTYVESDRQRLLVDAGLSGKKIESLMAQIDRSVADVDAILVTHEHKDHIHGVGVLSRKYNLPVYANKATWQAMDGMLGAIDPDNRRELEPDQLVTFGDLDVLTYQVSHDAAMPQFYAFQQGDKQFVMLTDSGYVSERLRSLLQNANAYLIESNHEIEMLRYGAYPWSLKQRILGDKGHLSNEDGALAMVDMLGTSTQDIYLGHLSKENNTKELALSTCTGILEQHDIEVGRRLKVHMTDPELATPLKYL from the coding sequence ATGAGCCAGAATGCCAATGGCTTAAGATTTTCAATCTTGGCGTCTGGTAGTAGCGGCAATGTCACCTATGTGGAGTCAGACCGCCAACGACTCTTGGTCGATGCGGGTTTGAGTGGCAAGAAAATAGAATCTTTGATGGCCCAGATTGACCGCAGTGTGGCCGATGTGGATGCCATTTTGGTGACGCATGAACATAAGGACCATATTCATGGGGTAGGCGTTCTATCCCGCAAATATAATTTGCCAGTTTATGCTAATAAGGCAACCTGGCAAGCCATGGATGGGATGCTGGGGGCTATTGACCCTGACAACCGTCGCGAGTTAGAACCAGATCAGTTGGTGACCTTCGGGGACTTGGATGTCTTAACCTATCAAGTCAGCCATGATGCGGCCATGCCTCAATTCTATGCCTTCCAACAGGGAGATAAGCAGTTCGTCATGTTGACGGACTCAGGCTATGTCAGCGAAAGACTTCGTAGCCTCTTGCAGAATGCCAACGCCTATCTGATTGAATCTAACCACGAGATTGAAATGTTGCGCTATGGCGCCTATCCTTGGTCGCTTAAGCAACGGATTTTGGGCGATAAGGGCCATTTGTCTAACGAAGATGGGGCCCTGGCCATGGTCGATATGTTAGGGACCAGCACCCAAGATATTTATTTGGGCCACTTGAGCAAGGAAAATAACACCAAGGAATTAGCCCTCTCTACCTGTACGGGTATTCTAGAACAACATGATATTGAAGTCGGTCGTCGGCTCAAGGTTCATATGACCGATCCAGAACTAGCGACGCCGCTTAAGTACCTTTAA
- a CDS encoding alpha-L-fucosidase: MTQTLAQIMERTQWFRQARFGMFLHWGLYSIPARGEWVYSHDPGIVERYPSYLDCFNPEGYQPQEWARQAKAAGMQYMILTAKHHDGFCLFDSQWTDYKATNTPCGRDLVGEFVDAARAEGLKVGLYYSLLDWHHPDYPHAGDPYHPRKQEAADPGQDFNRYVDYMHRQVEELVTQYGRLDILWFDFSYGKMYGQAWRAQELIELVRGHQPWILIDNRLETSGEGFGSIITETISDYAGDFVSPEQVVPHEGIRNEAGNFVPWELCLTMNNNWAYHARDHHYKSSATLIHKLVECVAKEGNMLLNIGPTAQGRFPAESQAILRDFSDWMDLHAESIYGCGYADLPKPDWGYYTRKGQTIYAHLFEQPIGPLYLPGIDRDQIKRISWLNDGSELQVSDSWNIKAFPGLTFVQMGEVEHYTYLLPNQVDAVLKIELKD, translated from the coding sequence ATGACCCAGACTCTGGCTCAAATTATGGAACGGACGCAATGGTTCCGTCAGGCGCGTTTTGGCATGTTTCTACACTGGGGGCTTTACAGCATTCCCGCCCGAGGTGAGTGGGTATACAGTCATGACCCAGGAATCGTGGAAAGATACCCTAGCTACCTAGACTGCTTCAATCCCGAGGGCTACCAGCCCCAGGAATGGGCGCGACAGGCTAAGGCGGCAGGCATGCAGTATATGATTTTGACGGCTAAGCACCACGACGGTTTCTGCCTCTTTGATAGTCAGTGGACGGACTATAAGGCGACTAATACCCCTTGTGGCCGGGACTTGGTAGGGGAATTTGTCGACGCTGCACGTGCTGAAGGACTCAAGGTTGGCCTCTATTACAGTCTCTTAGACTGGCACCATCCTGACTATCCACATGCAGGCGACCCTTATCATCCCCGTAAGCAAGAGGCGGCTGACCCTGGCCAAGATTTCAATCGTTATGTCGATTATATGCACCGCCAGGTCGAAGAATTAGTGACCCAGTATGGCCGATTGGATATCCTCTGGTTTGACTTCTCTTATGGCAAAATGTATGGTCAGGCTTGGCGGGCCCAAGAATTGATTGAGCTCGTTCGGGGCCATCAGCCTTGGATTTTGATTGATAATCGTCTGGAGACATCTGGCGAGGGCTTTGGCAGTATTATAACTGAGACTATTAGCGACTATGCTGGGGATTTTGTCAGTCCTGAGCAAGTGGTACCACATGAGGGCATCCGCAACGAAGCCGGAAACTTTGTCCCTTGGGAACTCTGCTTGACCATGAATAATAACTGGGCCTATCACGCTAGAGACCATCACTATAAATCATCGGCAACGCTCATTCATAAGTTAGTGGAGTGCGTGGCCAAGGAGGGTAACATGCTGCTCAATATTGGGCCAACCGCTCAAGGTCGCTTCCCAGCCGAAAGTCAGGCCATTCTGCGTGATTTTTCTGACTGGATGGATTTACATGCGGAGAGTATCTATGGCTGTGGCTATGCAGACCTGCCAAAACCTGACTGGGGCTATTATACGCGCAAAGGCCAGACCATCTACGCCCATCTCTTCGAGCAACCGATTGGGCCCCTTTATTTGCCAGGCATTGACCGCGATCAAATCAAACGTATTTCTTGGTTGAATGATGGCTCAGAGCTCCAGGTTTCGGACAGTTGGAATATCAAGGCCTTTCCAGGCTTGACCTTCGTCCAAATGGGGGAAGTAGAGCACTATACTTATCTCCTACCTAACCAAGTTGATGCCGTGCTGAAGATTGAATTGAAGGATTAA
- a CDS encoding CpXC domain-containing protein: MIVRDTVQMTCPHCQHVQDFEVLLLVTGDMEPPLRDRIISGDWATFSCQQCQKQERIIYPTLYEDRVAKVRIHYQPNEAEAAQLLKQLPDMVDSYGPDYADYQIRLVTHPLDFMEKVAIFTAGYDDRIMEAVKQALKQADGLPHDLVDLYFGLNPEGDKLFYLYTPSGLLGLDFDEALYQQVAERAPEFK, encoded by the coding sequence ATGATTGTTCGTGATACTGTCCAAATGACCTGCCCTCATTGCCAGCATGTCCAAGACTTCGAAGTTCTCTTGCTTGTGACTGGCGATATGGAGCCCCCGTTGCGTGACCGCATCATTTCAGGCGATTGGGCGACCTTTAGCTGTCAGCAGTGTCAAAAGCAGGAGCGCATCATCTACCCTACCCTCTACGAAGACCGCGTTGCTAAGGTCAGAATACACTATCAGCCAAATGAAGCAGAAGCCGCTCAACTCCTCAAGCAACTACCCGACATGGTTGACTCTTACGGTCCTGACTATGCCGACTACCAAATCCGCCTAGTGACCCATCCCTTGGACTTCATGGAAAAGGTAGCCATCTTCACTGCCGGCTATGATGACCGTATCATGGAAGCAGTCAAACAGGCCTTAAAACAAGCCGACGGCCTACCTCATGACCTAGTCGACCTCTACTTCGGACTTAACCCTGAAGGAGATAAATTGTTCTATCTCTACACCCCTTCCGGCTTGCTGGGACTAGACTTTGATGAGGCACTCTACCAGCAAGTGGCTGAGCGGGCTCCTGAATTCAAGTAA
- a CDS encoding DsbA family protein: MPQEQVAYQVSGHGQARLFELYLFVNPLGQDCRRVERELSRAIKQMPAKTDVHILCFTSQPLIARYMMQLGYEPQDLRHRNEIFQKIYSATLAYRAAGLQGKRRGRQYLYEMQSRINSDLERLTDDFLANLACDIGLDLALFESDRRSQYVKELYYRDQKIALEMKVQDTPSLIIFEQCSGDSGILLQGPMECQHILEQVDLLMDKTCCPRPTRLKLVATKR, encoded by the coding sequence ATGCCACAAGAGCAAGTGGCCTATCAAGTATCAGGCCATGGTCAGGCTAGATTATTTGAGTTGTATCTCTTTGTTAACCCCCTAGGGCAAGATTGCCGCAGAGTTGAGCGCGAACTCAGCCGTGCGATTAAGCAAATGCCGGCCAAGACGGATGTGCATATTCTCTGCTTTACCAGTCAACCCCTCATTGCTCGTTACATGATGCAGTTGGGTTATGAACCTCAAGATTTGCGTCATCGCAACGAAATTTTCCAGAAGATTTATTCTGCCACCTTGGCTTACCGGGCAGCGGGTCTGCAAGGCAAGCGTCGTGGCCGTCAATACCTCTACGAAATGCAAAGTCGCATTAATTCTGATTTAGAACGGCTGACGGATGACTTTTTGGCCAACTTAGCCTGTGATATTGGCTTGGATTTGGCCCTCTTCGAGAGTGACCGACGTTCTCAATACGTCAAGGAACTCTACTATCGTGATCAAAAGATTGCGCTCGAGATGAAAGTACAAGATACACCGTCACTCATTATTTTTGAACAGTGTTCCGGGGACTCCGGCATCCTCTTACAAGGACCGATGGAGTGCCAACACATTCTGGAACAAGTGGACTTATTAATGGATAAAACTTGCTGCCCTCGACCTACTCGGTTGAAGCTGGTCGCAACAAAAAGATAA
- a CDS encoding CYTH domain-containing protein: MALIEQEVKIALEAGSFARLKAGLGLDGVAPRQQVNHYYDSKQSALKDARAALRLRQYDQVSEWTFKQALDQFQALEITQTNVGRLDSVPASLADAWIQDEDLLAALAKVGIEPQDLVLSYGFQTHRWTLDLGWGELVLDQTLYGDQVDYELELEAQDLPQAQDYIAKLSQAYDFPLLAADKKIARVSAYYAKLEKNK; this comes from the coding sequence ATGGCCTTGATTGAACAAGAAGTAAAAATTGCCTTGGAGGCTGGGAGCTTTGCTCGACTTAAGGCGGGTTTGGGGCTAGATGGGGTGGCTCCGCGCCAACAGGTTAACCACTATTACGATAGTAAGCAGAGCGCCCTTAAGGATGCCCGAGCTGCCTTGCGCCTACGGCAATATGACCAAGTGAGTGAGTGGACCTTCAAGCAGGCTTTGGATCAGTTCCAGGCGCTGGAAATCACACAAACTAATGTGGGGCGTCTAGATTCGGTGCCTGCCAGCCTGGCTGACGCTTGGATTCAGGATGAGGACCTCTTAGCCGCCTTAGCCAAAGTAGGGATAGAGCCCCAGGACTTAGTTCTGAGCTATGGTTTTCAGACTCATCGCTGGACCCTAGACTTAGGCTGGGGTGAGTTGGTGCTAGACCAGACTCTTTATGGTGATCAGGTCGACTATGAGCTAGAGTTAGAGGCTCAAGACCTGCCCCAGGCTCAAGACTATATAGCCAAATTAAGCCAGGCCTACGATTTTCCACTTCTAGCAGCAGACAAGAAAATTGCCAGAGTAAGCGCCTATTACGCCAAATTAGAGAAGAATAAATGA
- a CDS encoding magnesium transporter CorA family protein gives MISMRPINETDSWLNIDVDTIASRPDLLSQYGLDEEIVEYALDRNERARTEYDRERNTFIIIYNVPNPIKQDYHYETVPMTFIVQPNRLITISNEANAYLIPEFSRYLDANPGVSVFTFLFASLYTVSEQYFPLVEKINQERDQLNQVLRQKTTKQNLFALSDLATGVVYFVSATKQNVVLLEQLRTQFMSRLLDETAREELEDSLIEAKQLVEMTQLTSTILHQLSGTYNNVLNNNLNDTMKLLTIVSILLTIPDIITSFFGMNMPLPFEQDAMGWVYILLISAVGWVIGLRILNYLMDKKQ, from the coding sequence ATGATTAGCATGCGACCAATCAACGAGACAGATAGCTGGCTCAATATTGACGTGGACACCATTGCCTCCCGGCCGGACCTTCTCAGTCAATATGGCTTAGATGAAGAGATTGTCGAATACGCCCTGGACCGTAATGAACGTGCCCGGACCGAGTACGACCGTGAACGCAACACCTTTATCATCATCTATAATGTCCCTAATCCCATTAAACAGGATTACCACTATGAGACGGTGCCCATGACCTTTATTGTTCAGCCCAACCGACTTATTACGATCAGCAATGAGGCCAATGCTTACCTGATACCAGAATTCAGCCGTTATCTAGATGCCAACCCTGGGGTTTCGGTCTTTACCTTCCTCTTCGCTTCACTCTATACCGTGTCTGAACAGTATTTCCCTTTGGTTGAGAAAATCAACCAGGAGCGCGACCAACTTAACCAGGTTCTCAGACAGAAGACCACCAAGCAGAACCTCTTCGCCTTGTCAGACTTGGCCACTGGGGTTGTTTACTTCGTCTCAGCCACCAAGCAGAATGTGGTATTGTTGGAACAACTGCGGACCCAGTTTATGTCTCGTCTGCTGGATGAGACGGCGCGCGAGGAGTTGGAAGACTCCTTGATTGAAGCCAAGCAATTGGTGGAAATGACCCAGTTGACCTCGACTATTTTGCATCAACTGTCGGGCACCTATAACAACGTCTTGAACAACAACCTGAATGACACCATGAAACTCTTAACCATTGTGTCCATTCTCCTGACGATTCCAGATATTATCACCTCCTTCTTCGGGATGAATATGCCCCTACCTTTTGAGCAAGATGCCATGGGTTGGGTTTATATCTTGTTGATCTCGGCAGTTGGCTGGGTGATTGGCCTAAGAATCCTCAACTATCTCATGGATAAGAAACAATAG
- a CDS encoding magnesium transporter CorA family protein — protein MIRSVPLNAQDVWINIEADALEKHPEWIEEFDLDDEIIEYAADRNEWARVDYDRQSHTFVLIFNVPNRIKQTRHYETVPMTFIVQKHRLITISNEENAYILQRMHRNLELEPDQSLFGFLFEALYRVTDEYFPLVEEINRERDQLTRLLRDKTTRENLLALSDMETGMVYFITASKQNTVLLEQLRTLLVFRSLTEVEREQLEDALIEARQLVEMTQLTGQTLQQLSDTYNNVLNNNLNDIFRILTTLEIILMVPTFVTGFFGMNVPIPFANHPLGWLITLIISVAGCLVINGVLKNLLARK, from the coding sequence ATGATTCGCAGTGTCCCCCTGAACGCCCAGGATGTCTGGATTAATATTGAAGCGGATGCCTTAGAAAAACATCCCGAGTGGATCGAGGAGTTCGACTTGGACGATGAGATAATCGAATATGCGGCCGACCGTAATGAGTGGGCTCGGGTGGATTATGATCGCCAGAGCCATACCTTCGTCCTGATATTTAATGTGCCTAATCGCATTAAGCAGACCCGACACTATGAGACCGTACCGATGACCTTCATCGTTCAAAAGCATCGTCTAATTACAATCAGTAACGAGGAAAATGCCTATATTCTGCAACGTATGCATCGCAACCTAGAGTTAGAGCCAGATCAAAGCCTCTTCGGCTTTCTATTCGAAGCCCTCTATCGGGTGACGGATGAGTACTTCCCTTTAGTTGAAGAAATCAACCGTGAACGAGATCAATTGACCCGGCTCTTGCGTGACAAGACCACACGAGAGAATCTCCTGGCCTTATCGGATATGGAGACTGGCATGGTCTATTTCATCACTGCCAGCAAGCAGAATACCGTCCTCTTGGAGCAATTGCGGACCTTATTGGTTTTCCGCTCGCTAACGGAAGTGGAGCGGGAGCAATTGGAAGATGCCCTGATTGAAGCACGCCAGTTAGTGGAAATGACCCAGTTGACAGGCCAAACCCTACAACAACTGTCAGACACCTATAACAATGTCTTGAATAATAACTTGAACGATATTTTTCGAATTCTGACCACGCTAGAGATTATCCTCATGGTACCGACCTTTGTGACCGGCTTCTTTGGTATGAACGTGCCAATTCCCTTTGCCAATCATCCTCTGGGCTGGTTGATTACCTTGATTATTAGTGTTGCTGGATGCTTAGTAATTAATGGCGTCCTCAAAAATCTCTTGGCCCGAAAATAA